Below is a genomic region from Henckelia pumila isolate YLH828 chromosome 3, ASM3356847v2, whole genome shotgun sequence.
GGGCActctgttttttttaattttattaataattttgttTTAATGAAGAGGAAAGGGCACTTCTAGTTGGATTATTAATCCTGAGAGGAAAACAATAGCAGCACGAGAAAGAAAGCATTGCTTATTACCTTTGCTGCATCAATCTTGTCAAATTTCTTTACCAACCCAATTACACGGTTGATCACCTGATCTTGGTTAGTGCTTGCATCAGTGCTGCATGTACGGAGCAGTTGCGCATACCTACACAGTCCATACAGATCTTCTCTATCCGAAAGCCCTTTTGAATAGACCCCAATTCTCACACGACTCAAAATAGCATTACGCAAATTTAGCATTGTTTCACTGTCAAAAAATCGGTGAAACTAAAAACTCAAATATGCTTAAGAACAGTACATAAAATTCGTGGATAGCTTAAGCACAAAAACATAAATATAATACAGTAAAGATCATAGAAAAACAATGCTAGTAATAGCATAGATGGCTTTCTTTTTCCTAATGATCTTCTAGAACAAGCCAGGACCGATCAAACCTCGCTAATTTTACAATTTTGACCAGTCAAAAGATCAGTGAAACTAAACAAAATTATGTAAACAACAGCAAATAAGGTTTGTGGATAGCTTGAGCAAAAAAGGAaggaaaaacaaacaaacaaactccGAGGAAAATGGCTAATATGGCACAAAATGGTAGGAAAAGGATTATTATCCAGGATCGATCAAAactttttttcaatttattccACTTAACATCTTTTTGGGTTTAAAAAACAACATTTATGCAAGAAACATCCCAAATGCATAAGTTTCAACACCAAGAAAACTATGTCCCGGCCTTTCACTTGACTAGAAATCCAGAGCATAATCGCATTCATTAATCATAGAATCATTCCTACATCCAACAACATGCCTCCATGACGATCAAAACGAGGATTTCAACTAAAGCATACTGCTCGTGCAAGGCTGCCAGAGAATTTCCTCACAGAAAACCATACCTGCAGTATCAGCCCAATGCATCCTCACGGTAATCCTTAATGTAAAATCCACTCTTTCATTTCATGCAATGTGAAGCTATAAAAACACTCAAAGATGTTCATTCCACGCTCAAAATTGGAGGAACTAACAAATTCGCAGCCTTGTACTAATTTAGAAGAAAATGCGTGTACGTAAAATTCGAGAATGTACACAATCATGGCAATAAATAAAGCTACATATATCGATTTCAACTGGTAAAACAACGAATCAAACAGAGAAAATGGCAAGGcaaacttgaaaaaaaaaaaaaaagaaagaaagaaagaaagaaagaaagaaagaaaactgCAGTAAGGAGCTGTCACCTGTTTGTGATATTGTCTCAAGGAGAATACGAAAGAGGCGGACAATTTTGGAGGGGAGGATAATTCATATGGGCCTGCTATTTATAAAAAAGGACAAATCATGGGCTACATTGAACAAGAAATTGCAATGGCCCAGTAAGCCCATCACAagccttttttttaaaaaaaaacaaaacaaaacaaaacaaaacctcATTGAGAGGACTTGACAAAGGAGCAGGCATGTTTACTCCAAAGTCCAAATAATGATAATAGGAGCGCCCTTGGATCGAAAATTTATGGTTTAAAATCTATTTGATTGTTTGGATCAATTTAAGTTGAGTGAATGTCAAATCGAGCTTGCTTTATGTTGACGTGATTGTACTTCTGATGTATTTGAAATTGAGTTTGGATCGAAAGATCCGATGCTTACCATTGCATTCAGGGACGTAATCAGGATTTTGCGGTAGGGGAATTAATTTTAcatgaaaaaaatatgaataaaactCATATGGTCAATATACATATTAGATTtatgttaatattttattattcatatATCTTTCAACTTgtttatgattttaaaaaaaattgaatatcaatCATACTAGTAAtgacacaaaattttaatatatcaatatctttataaatattttatatattcaaCAGTGAATGTATTTCAATaatgaaattatattttataaaaaaaaattgaaaatttgatgggttaatgaatcaaaaaaatttctctttAAAATAAGTTGAATAattgttttatattttataaagtaaattttttttaatgtgatAATGCACATAATTATAGATTTACTTTGAATTTATGATGTTATTTTGTACTCAATAACATATAATGTTTAATATATTGAATGTTTCATGAAATGGTCTATATAAACACAAAATATAGAAgcctaaataacttaaataaaactcatatatatcaataaattaaaaaatccaatcaattgcaaataataattaatatataaatatatatatatatatatatatatatatatatatactaacttgTGAAGACCGTGGTTGACTTCAAAGTTAGTTGCCATGGATGGTTAGGATTTACTTGTTAGTAATGATCCAAATCCAACGGCTAAGATCTAACTAAGAGGATTAATAAGAGTTGTTAAGTTAGTTAAGAGCTCAATATATATTCTTGTTGTGCGGTTCTTGATTGACAGATCGAGATTAACTGAAACAAGGGCTCAAAAGAGGATCGAACTCTCTGAAggaaaaactcgagaaccacagatCGCATTCGAGATCGTCTTCTGTTATAGGCGTTGAATTGGATCGTGAGAAAGATAAAGAGCTGCAGATACTTCTGAACATTGGATTATACTGCTAAGTGTTATTCTTTGTTTTTTGTCTCAAGATTGTAGTGTTCTTCGTGAGAGGGTTGTATCGATTATAAACACTCTTGTTATAGTGGATTCGAATGGGATTATTCCCAGATCCTTGGATGTAGAATTGATCACAATCCGAACCAAGTATATCGTGTCTTGTTTTGTCTATTCTGTTCTTATACTTGTGATTGTGTTGCTTGTGATATGCCTgtgaatgtagcgaccctacccggatccactacctaatcagagtgattagcgcaagcaacaataattaaagcgttaaatagcagataattccaaagtacaacaaatccaatcgatagaatacaaccgacgataaaaacagtgtataattctttatacaacaaatcgaaattagggtatcagaacccctaacaaactacctctgcacggtagcaacctcaaccctgctgggaaccaccgggaccatccagcctcagacctgacccgccacaaggtgtcccaaaacacgaaacataaggggcgtgagcgactacgctcaatacggaagcaatgatataaatacaaatatgagcatgcacatgactttaaaaatcagggttaaatcactttactcatggcgcctggaatacacagtaccagGCAAGatagcgactccgcgtggtactcgtatattcccaagacacgaatcctcatgaagaatcgcctcgactgatggaaactgtcatgacttacatcatacccgatgcagtctccataaaaacatatgcatgtgctaaaaacagtaaaacatagccaatacagcacatacatcatgcatcacacacatatgtataaatatcatgccggctatctcggtcagtacttacgtacctctaacactgcaggtcaactcctagcacacccgtctaggtccaaagcctacaagtctgctctactgcgtctacacatgcaaaagtccatgcattactataaacgctctaaaagccttaactaagctatttcatactcctaaatatttttaggaagccaaattataccttcgtccgtcgtcagcccgctggtgtagaatcgtctcaaaacctaggcacacctccgctacgacgccgagatcgctaggcaacttccggattccaaataggatgcctagaactccgtagatctaagtaagaaggttcgaaaaccagaggaaagaagggaaaatcggtgcacagaatgagggctcggaccccttatttatagacggcgatcggaacgtccgatccctcatcgaaacgtccgatcgcgaacggagcgtccgatcgtgacatcggaacgtccgatgtcacctcatgtgcgtaagcagtgacgtcatcttgctgacgtcggtgatgacgccagccctagcca
It encodes:
- the LOC140891578 gene encoding acyl carrier protein 3, mitochondrial, which produces MLNLRNAILSRVRIGVYSKGLSDREDLYGLCRYAQLLRTCSTDASTNQDQVINRVIGLVKKFDKIDAAKVTETADFQKDLSLDSLDRVELVMAFEEEFSVEIPDAEADKLKCCADVAKYITSGPSEKVSETS